The Halorussus vallis DNA window CCACGCCGTCGACGATGTGAGCCTCGACATCTACGAGAACGACGTCGTCGCGCTCGTCGGGGAGTCCGGTTGCGGGAAGACGACGCTCGGAAAAACGGCCATCGGCATCCAGCGACCGACCGGGGGCGAGGTGCGTTACCGCGGTCAAGATCTCTGGGAGGCCAAGGATTCGGACGGCCTTCTCGGCCACCGAGGGGACCAAACGTACTCGTGGGCGGAGATTCGACGGTCACTTCAAATGATTCATCAGGACCCCGGCAGTTCGCTGAACTCGAACTACACCATCGAGTCGACACTCTCGGCGCCGCTGGAGAAGTGGCAACCCGATATGAGCGAGGCCGACCGCCGCGTCCGCATCTACGGCCTCCTCGAATACGTCGGCATGACGCCGGCGGAAGAGTACGCCGGTCGGTATCCACACCAACTGTCCGGCGGTGAGCAACAGCGCGTCGCGCTCGTCCGGGCGCTGTTGATGAACCCGGACCTCATCCTCGCCGACGAAGCCATCAGCGCGCTCGACGTGTCGCTCCGCGCGGAGATGATGGACCTGATGCTCGAACTGCAAGAACAGTTCAACACCTCCTACCTGTTCATCTCGCACAACCTCGCCAACGCGAAACACCTCACCCAACGCGCTGGCGGCCGCATCGGCATCATGTACCTCGGCGAACTTGTCGAAATCGGGACGCCGGAACAGATAATCCACGACCCACAACACCCCTACACGAAGGTGTTGCTGTGGGCAACTTCGGACCTCCGGAACCGCTCGGACGGCGTCTCGACGCCGCCGGTGCGGTCGCTCGACATCCCCGAACCGACCGACCCGCCCTCGGGATGTCGGTTCCACACGCGTTGTCTCGAAGCACGGGAGGCCTGCACGCGCGAGTGCCCGTCGCTCGAAGACCACGACGGCGACGGCCGACGGACCGCTTGCTTCCGCGCGGAACCGGACCACGAGTATTGGGAGAGCGAACCGCTCGGCGGTGAGGGGACGCGAGAAGAAGGTGGGTCCGACGACGCGAGCAGACGCGAGACGGCCGGAAGCGACTAAGTTCCCGATTTTAGTCAGTCGACCCGGTACCGTTCGACCTTGTCCTCGTCCACTTCGACGCCGAGGCCCGGCCCGTCCGGCACTGGCAACGCACCGTCTTCGACCTCGAACGGGTCCTCGATGACGTAGTCGTTCCACCCGTAGTAGACGCTGTCAGGCGGCAGATTGATGCCGGGCGTGCTCGCGACCGTGTGGAGCATCGCCGCGGTCTTGACGCCGAGGTCGAACCCGCAGTGGTGGGAGACCGAGACGCCCGCGTTGGCGGCCATCGCGACCTGCTCGCGGACGCGAAGGATGCCACCTGCGGGGACTAGATCGACGACGGCGACGTCGATGGCGTCGGCCTGTAGGAGGTATCTGAGGTTTCGCGGAAAGTACGTGTCCTCGTTGACCGCTATCGGCGTCCGGACGCGGTCCCGGAGCGAGGCGTACGCGCCGTAGGTGTCGATGCGGACCGGTTGTTCGAGATACTGGAGCAGGATGCCAGCCTCTTCGAGTCGGGTGGCGACCCTGACCGCGTCCTCGAACGACCACCCCTGGTTGGGATCAAGTCTGAACTCCAGTTGGCCATCCGCTTCGTCGTGCATTGCGCGGATGCGCGCCACGTCCTCGCGCCAGTCGGGACCGGCCTTCGTCTTCAACGTCGAGAACCCGTGTTCGACGGCCCGTCGGGCGTACGTGCGAGACTCCTCGGGTCCGAGGATGCCGAGACACGTGGCGATCTCTACCCGGTCACGAGTCTTCCCGCCGAGCAATCGGTGGACGGGTTGGCCGACCGACTTGCCGAACGCGTCCCAGAGGGCAGTCTCGACGGCGCCGAGGAACGGTCGCACCTTCACGTACGGGAAGTAGAACGACTCGACGAAGTCGCGTATCTCACCGACCTCCCGGCCGACGAGTTCGGGGGCGACGACGTCGTCCATCACGGCCTTCGTCACGGCGGCTGACTTCATGCCCACGAGCATCTCACCCCACCCGGTCACGCCGTCGTCGGTGTCGACTCTGACGAGCATCCGTGTGACAGAGGTAACTTCATCGTGGTTGCTCACGTACGGTGCGAGACCGAGGTCCGATTCGAGCGGCTTGACGCCCATCTCTACCGGGATGGCGTCGACGTTCGTAATCGACATACCTTCCCCTTGGTGTCCACCTACAAATAATTCCGTACCCGAATCAGTGAACGTCCGCGTGGCGGCGAAGAGACGTTCGGTTCGTAGATTTTATACTGCCGCCGGGTGTCCCGAAAATCATGCCAACCGAGACGCTGCACGTTCTCGTCGTCGGTGCTCATCCCGACGACTGCGACCTCAAAGCAGGCGGAATCGCCTGCAAGTACGCCGACCGGGGCCACAAGGTGCTGTTCGTCTCGACGACGAACGGCGAGGCGGGCCACCACGAACTCGCAGGAAGGCAACTCGTCGAACGTCGCCACGCGGAGGCCGAGGCGTCGGCGGCCGTCGCCGGCGTCGAGTTCGAGATGTTCGACGTTCCCGACGGCCGTCTCCGACCGTCGCTGGAGAACCGCGACCGACTCGTCCGCCGGATTCGGGAGTTCCGACCCGACCTCGTGCTGACCCACCGGCCGAACGACTATCACCCGGACCATCGGTACACGTCCCGACTCGTGCGGGACGCCGCCTACCTCGTCGCGGTACCGAACGTCTGCCCGGCGACGCCCGCGCTCGACCGGAACCCGGTCTTCGCGTATTTGAGCGACACGTTCGAGCGACCGTACCCCTTCTCGCCGGACGTGGTCGTGGACATCGACGACGTTGCGGGACGGAAATTCGAGATGCTGGACTGCCACGAGTCGCAGATGTACGAGTGGCTACCCTCCGTCGAGGGCACGTTGGAGGCGGTTCCCGACGACCCCGACGAGCGATTCGAGTGGCTTCGAGGCGGCGGCCTCCCCCACGTCGAGGTACTCGCAGACGTCTCGGACCGCTACCGAGACGCCCTCGTCGAGCGGTACGGCGCGTCCGGCGAGGACGTTCGCTACGCGGAGGCGTTCGAGGCGAGCGAGTACGGCCGAGCGCTCACCGACGAGGCGGCCGAGCGTCTGTTCCCGTTCTGACAGGGCAGTTCGCCAGTCGAGACGACGGATTGGAGCGAGAACTACTTCCAGAATAGCGGTACGACACACCGGAGATTGCAGCATACCCGTCGGATAGCGGTTCGCCAGCGCCCATAATCCCTATACTTATGCCCCCAGCGTTCGACCCCGCGGACGATGACGAGCATCCTCCTCGCCGGCGAGTCGTGGGTGACGGTACAGTTCGAAATCAAGGGCCGAAACGTCCTGCGGGATAGTCGGTACGGCGAGGCGGCCGACAGATTCGTCTCGACGCTCGAAGAGATCGGCGCGTCGGTGACGTATCAGCCGTGCCACGTCGTCGCGGAGTCGTTCCCCCGAACGAAATCGGACCTCAACGAGTACGACCTCGTGATTCTCAGCGACGTCGGCGCGGACACGCTCCAAATTACGGAACGGGTCGCCGACGGCGACACCGACGTCGACCGCTGTGCGCTACTCGCAGAGTGGGTCCGGGACGGCGGCGCGCTCGGCATGGTCGGCGGCTACATGAGTTTCGCGGGGAAAGGCGGCCAGGCCAGGTACGGAACAACGCGCATCGCGGACGTGTTGCCGGTCGAAATCACCACGGGCGACGACCGAGTGGAGACACCCGACGGCGCAACCCCCCAGAACGAGGGCGTGCCGGACGCCGACCTCCCCGCGAAGTGGCCCCACATCCTCGGCTACAACCGAACTACGGCAAAACCGGACGCCGAGGTCTGGGCGACGGTCCGGGATGACCCCTTCCTCACCATCGGCGACTACGGTGACGGCAGTACGTTCGCGTACGCCACCGACTGTGCGCCTCACTGGGCACCAGAGGGGCTGCTCTCGTGGAACCACCTCCCGACGCTCTGGAGCCGCATCCTCGACCGTGTAACGTAGCCGAATCGTTCCAACGAGACCGCGCGTCGGTCAGGGCAACTCCTCGAGGTAGGCGTCCCACACGGCCATCGGGTCCTCGCAAGCGATCTCCGAGATCGTCCGACAGCCGTCGTAGCCCCACATGAACACGCTGTCCGCGCCGAGGTCGAGCGCGGTTCGTGTCGCGGTGCGTACGTCGTCCGTGGCCGACTCGCCGGACAATCCAAAGCCCTGAATCCAGAGCTGGCTCCGCAGACCGTGGTCGTCAGCGACCGCGACCAGTTCCTCGCCGAAGCGCGCGACGTACTCGCCGGGGTCGGCGTCCTCGGCGAACGCCGCCCAGTAGGGATCGGTCGGCAGCACGTCGACGTGCTCGTTCTTCGCCAATTCTGCCCAGTCGCGCGGTCCGTGGTCGGCCGACTGGGTGGGCATGAGACAGACGGCGTTCGTCGCACCCTCGTTACGGGTTAGGGCCATCATCTCATCCAGGAAGTCGAGCATCGAGGTTTCGCGGAACCGCGAAACCTGTTCGGTTTCGGTCGCGGGCATCGGCTCGTCGTAGCGTTCGCGGTACCGCTCTTTGCAGTGGTCGCACCGACAGCACCAGACGTCGTCGGGGTAGCCGTCTTCGTACCAGTGGACGTTGTGCCAATGCGGTTCGTCCCAGAAGAGGACATCTGCGCCGAGTCCGGCGGCGTCTCGCGTCCACTCGCGCATGTATTCGCGGAACGTCGGAGCGTTGAAGCAGGCGGCCGGGACGCGATTGCCGGTGTTGAGTACCTGCCGGGAGTCTGGATTGTGGGCGACGAACCGGGAGTACTCCTCGCCGCCGAAGACGCCGCCGACCGCCCACGGGTTGACGTAGGTCGTCAATCCCCACTCGTCGCTTGCGGCCACGATGTCGGCCATCGACTCTCGGTAGAACGCTCGGTCCCGCTCGCTGAACGTGTGGAGGACGGCGTCAAGTCCGGCCTCGCGGAAGCGCTCTACGTCCGCCGTCGCGTGTTCGGGGTCCTGTACGCCGAAGTAGCTCGTGCCGGTTTCGATATCGGACATATCCGTGACGTGCTAGCGATGGTCGTTCGGATGCAATGAACGTACCGATACCCACGATAGAGAGCGCTTCCAAGCACAAACGACTCCAGAAAGACGACGATGAGCGCGAGCGCTCGGGGGGTTTCATTCCCCCGACGGTCGACTGGCTGGCGCGATTCCCAACAGTAGGTCGGTCGAAATCGGTCTCCGAACGTAAGTTCGAACGAATTCCGACGAGCGAACGCCGAACCTATTTACGGTCCGGCGCGCGAGACGTTCGTATGTCATCTCAGACGATCTACGAGGAGTTGGGCATCCCGCACGTCGTCAACGCGACGGGGACGAAGACGCGCATCGGCGGGAGCCGAATACGGCCGGAGGCCGTCGAGGCAATGGGTCGGGCGTCAGAGGCGTTCGTGCGGCTTTCGGACCTGCAGGCCAGAGCAAGCGAGTTAATCGCGGACGTGACCGGCGCGGACGCTGGCTACGTCGCGTCCGGTGCGGCGAGCGCGCTCGCGCTCGGCGCGGCCGCCTGCATCGCGGGCGACGATCTCGGCGCGATGGCCCGTCTGCCTGACACCGAAGGCGTCCCCGACGAGATCGTCATGCCGCGGACGCACCGGACGGGCTATGACCACGCGCTCCGCGGGGCTGGCGCGCGCATCGTCGACGTGGGGACCGACGACAAGCACCTCGGCACCGGCTCGCGGAACGTCGAACCCTGGGAAATCGAAGACGCTATCGGCGAGGATACCGCCGCGGTCGCCTACGTCGAAAAGTCCTACACCGAACCGCCGCTGGACGTGGTGTGCGACATCGCTCACAATCACGGCGTCCCGGTCATCGTGGACGCCGCCGCCGAGCTCCCGCCGACGAGCAACTTCGAGGCGTTCGTCGACGCCGGTGCGGACCTCGTCGCGTTCAGCGGCGGGAAGGCCATTCGCGGCCCCCAGACCACGGGAATACTCGCCGGACGGGGCGGCCTCGTCGAGTCGGCTGCCGCTCAGCACCTCGACATGCACGCCGCCGAGCAGGTGTGGGAACCGCCGCGAGAACTGGTCGATCCTGGTCGGTTCGGTGGCGTCCCGCGGCAGGGAATCGGTCGCCCGATGAAGGTCGGCAAGGAGGAACTCGTCGGTCTGATCCGCGCGCTCGAACTGTTCGTCGAGGAGGACCACGACGCGCTGGTCGAGGAGTGGCTCGACCGCGCACAGCGAATCGCCGCCGACCTCGACGAAGTCGCGGGCTTCGACACGTCGCTCACGGCCGACGACAAGACCGCCGTCGCTCCCGAGGTGGTCGTCTCGGTTAACGCCAAGGTCGCCGGCGTGTCGGCGACCGACATAGTCGGCGATCTCCGCCGCGAGGAACCGCGCGTGTTCGTCGGCGCGGACGCGCTTCCGGCAGGGAGTTCACGGTCAATCCGATGTGCCTCACCGACGAAGAAGCCGACTATGCCGTCGAACGTATCACCGCACAGGCCGAGGAGTAACAGCATCGGTTTCTTCTGACTTGATACGCTTCCAGTACAGCGGAGACGGTATGCCCGAAAAGACGAAGACGAAAGCGTCTCGATAGTAGAACGGAGTTACCGGCGACCCCGAACAGGGTCGCGCAGACAGCAGAGGGACTGCTGCACGAGACTTACGAAATCGGTTGTCCCGAGGAGAGTACGTACTCTCCTCGGACGCGGACGAGGACTGGGATAACTCTCTGCGACGCGGACTGAACTGGTACGCCGCGCTGGCGGACTCCAAGATTCCCGTCCCCGGAGCGGTGTCCAAGACCTCCGTTCGTTCGACAGAAGCAAGTACACTATCGACCCGGTCGAAAAGACGTAGCGTCCTTGATTCCTGACGACACAGTACGATTAGCGCCGACGAATACGAAATCGTCGACGAGTACGGCACCCACGAGTCGTCGACGACGCCAACGTGATTCGGTGGCGCTACACCGTGTCGAACTCCACGACGCTCTTGATTACGTCGTCGCCGGTTTCAAACGCTCGCTCGACCTCGTCGGGGTCGTGGACGTCGGTAACGAGCGCGTCGGCGAACCAATCGGG harbors:
- a CDS encoding ABC transporter ATP-binding protein, which translates into the protein MSHTANEPLLSIRDVSVHFEKKRLFGLAGSETVHAVDDVSLDIYENDVVALVGESGCGKTTLGKTAIGIQRPTGGEVRYRGQDLWEAKDSDGLLGHRGDQTYSWAEIRRSLQMIHQDPGSSLNSNYTIESTLSAPLEKWQPDMSEADRRVRIYGLLEYVGMTPAEEYAGRYPHQLSGGEQQRVALVRALLMNPDLILADEAISALDVSLRAEMMDLMLELQEQFNTSYLFISHNLANAKHLTQRAGGRIGIMYLGELVEIGTPEQIIHDPQHPYTKVLLWATSDLRNRSDGVSTPPVRSLDIPEPTDPPSGCRFHTRCLEAREACTRECPSLEDHDGDGRRTACFRAEPDHEYWESEPLGGEGTREEGGSDDASRRETAGSD
- a CDS encoding mandelate racemase/muconate lactonizing enzyme family protein, with amino-acid sequence MSITNVDAIPVEMGVKPLESDLGLAPYVSNHDEVTSVTRMLVRVDTDDGVTGWGEMLVGMKSAAVTKAVMDDVVAPELVGREVGEIRDFVESFYFPYVKVRPFLGAVETALWDAFGKSVGQPVHRLLGGKTRDRVEIATCLGILGPEESRTYARRAVEHGFSTLKTKAGPDWREDVARIRAMHDEADGQLEFRLDPNQGWSFEDAVRVATRLEEAGILLQYLEQPVRIDTYGAYASLRDRVRTPIAVNEDTYFPRNLRYLLQADAIDVAVVDLVPAGGILRVREQVAMAANAGVSVSHHCGFDLGVKTAAMLHTVASTPGINLPPDSVYYGWNDYVIEDPFEVEDGALPVPDGPGLGVEVDEDKVERYRVD
- a CDS encoding PIG-L deacetylase family protein — translated: MPTETLHVLVVGAHPDDCDLKAGGIACKYADRGHKVLFVSTTNGEAGHHELAGRQLVERRHAEAEASAAVAGVEFEMFDVPDGRLRPSLENRDRLVRRIREFRPDLVLTHRPNDYHPDHRYTSRLVRDAAYLVAVPNVCPATPALDRNPVFAYLSDTFERPYPFSPDVVVDIDDVAGRKFEMLDCHESQMYEWLPSVEGTLEAVPDDPDERFEWLRGGGLPHVEVLADVSDRYRDALVERYGASGEDVRYAEAFEASEYGRALTDEAAERLFPF
- a CDS encoding glutamine amidotransferase is translated as MTSILLAGESWVTVQFEIKGRNVLRDSRYGEAADRFVSTLEEIGASVTYQPCHVVAESFPRTKSDLNEYDLVILSDVGADTLQITERVADGDTDVDRCALLAEWVRDGGALGMVGGYMSFAGKGGQARYGTTRIADVLPVEITTGDDRVETPDGATPQNEGVPDADLPAKWPHILGYNRTTAKPDAEVWATVRDDPFLTIGDYGDGSTFAYATDCAPHWAPEGLLSWNHLPTLWSRILDRVT